DNA sequence from the Vicinamibacterales bacterium genome:
GCGGCAGCGTCGAGCGCAACGTGAGCCCCAACCTCGTGCGCGCGCTCGAGCACGCGCGAACGGTGGGCGCGGCCATCCTTGGAATTGTCGGGCGCGACGGCGGTTTCACGGCAAAGGTCGCTGACGCCGTTGTGGTGGTTCCGACGGTAAATAGCGAGAACGTAACGCCGCATAGCGAGGCGTTCCAGGCGGTTATCTGGCACCTCCTGGTGTCGCATCCCGCTCTGAAGGTGGGACCGACCAAGTGGGAATCGCTCAAGTAGCACAACGCGCGGTGTTTCTGGACCGCGACGGGGTTCTGAACGCGGTCGTTATCCAGGATGGGCGGCCCCACCCTCCTGCGACGTTAGCCGACTTGTCAATCTATCCAGACGTAGCCGACAGTCTGTCCCGGCTGAAGCAGGCTGGATTCGCGCTCGTCGTGGTGACCAATCAACCCGACGTCGCTCGCGGAGCGCAGACGCGCGAGATGGTGGAGGCGATGAACGCCCAACTGTCGGCCATCCTACCGCTCGACGAAATTCGCGTGTGCTACCACGACGATGTTGATGCGTGCTCGTGCCGGAAACCACGGGCTGGCCTTCTCACTGCCGCGCCGCACCACGACCTCAACCGCAGCTTCATGGTGGGCGATCGCTGGCGAGATGTCGAAGCCGGGCGGAACGCTGGCTGTCGCACCGTGTTCATCGACCGTGGTTATAGCGAACGCCAGCCGGCGGCTGACGCGCGCGTTACTTCCCTGACCGGCGCTGTCGACTGGATCCTAACAAGAGACGAGGAATGATGAAGAGCTTTGATCAGTTGAACGTCAAGGTGTTTGCGGACGGCGCCGACCTCGACGGAATGATTGCGATGGCACGCGAGCCGCACATCAAGGGGTTCACGACGAACCCGACACTGATGAACAAGGCCGGCATCAAGGACTACGCCGAATTCGCCCGGGCCGCCTTGAAGGCAATTCCCGATCGCCCGATCTCATTTGAGGTCTTCTCAGACGAGTTCGACGAGATGGAACGACAGGCCCGCGAGATCGCCTCCTGGGGATCGAACGTTTACGTCAAGATTCCGGTAACCAATACGCGCGGAGAGTTCGCCGGACCACTAGTAGCCAGGCTGACTACGGCCGGTGTAAAGGTCAATGTGACTGCGTTGATGACCGCCTCTCAGGTTCATGACGTCAGCCGGAACCTGACTCCGGGCGTGCCCTCATGTGTGTCCGTATTCGCGGGACGCATCGCCGATACCGGGCGTGATCCACTGCCGATCATGGTCGATGCTCTGACTATGCTGGCCCCCATCGCCGGTGCCGAGTTGATATGGGCGAGCCCCCGCGAGTTTCTGAATGTTTTCCAAGCTGACCAGATCGGCTGCCATATCATCACCGTGACCAATGACCTGCTGAAGAAGATCCCACTACTCGGTAAGGATCTGGATTTGTTCTCGCTCGAGACCGTCGAGATGTTTCGCCGCGACGCGGTGTCCGCTGGATTCAGCCTCTAGCGCCCCCCACTTTGATTGCCTGTGATACAACCGAACCCTCCCGTCCGGGGTGTCCTGTTATGGCGTTGTGCGAGCAGTGCGGTTCGATCAGTATCGTCGTCAGGGCCCAGCCCGAATCAGTAGACAAGCTGGTGGCCTTCTTCACCGCGAAGCGACCGTTCGTCTGTCGATGATGCGGCTGGCGCGGACGCCGGGAGTGGACTGACGAGCAACTAACGGCACTGATGGATTACGGCGCCGGCGGCGCCGAGCCCGATCCATCGCTAGTGGTGCTGGACGGCGAGACAGGCTCATCGAAAGGAAAGCGGAAGCGCCCGCCACGTCGCAAGGGACGATCGATGGGTGCGAGCGAAGCCAGCCCCGAAACGTTCGACCTCGCATCGTTGGACCTGGCGATGCGATGTAACTACGCTGCGGTCTGGAACTCGCGTTCGTCCCGATCACCCGTCACCACGGTGATTCGGTCGTGTCGTGAGCAGAACGAGAGGATCTTTCCAAGAACCAGTGCCACGGGTATGGACAACACTGTCCAGACCGCCAGGCTCGTCAGAACGGTGCGAAGCATAGAAGGCCTCCCTGCCGGTAATCGGCAGCGAGGTTGGAGACTTGAATACTCCCTTAGCTCGGCCTTCGCGGGTCTTTGTCGAGTGCGAGCAAGTTGGAATCTGACACGTTGGATGCTGTCAAGTCGCTCCGGTTAATCCGATCTTTCTCAGCCCAGGAACGCCGGCCCCGCCACCCGCAGCGTCTGCATAGGAACGGCTTTCTGCCCGTGAAAAACCTGATGAGCCTGTCGAGCCCCCGCGACCGGGCCCTCACGATATCGATTGATCCGCACGACTCGCACAACACGACGGCTACTAACCCCCTGTGACCCTGCGCCCGCAGGCATATAATTTATTCGACCCCTATCGACCATTTTGTCATATATTGTCGCGTCAATGCGTGTAGCCGACGCTAAAAATGGTGCCCTGCACGGTCCGCGGGAAGGGTGCCCTACAATTCTCTGATGGCAGAAATGACGCCCAACTCCAGAATTTTCGTCGCCGGCCACCGTGGCCTGGTGGGATCGGCCGTCGTCCGCCGCCTCGAACACCTCGGCTACACGAACATCCTCACCGCCACCCGCGACCAACTCGACCTGCGCGACCAGGCGGCGGTGAACTACTGGTTCCGCGCCAACCGGCCGGAGTTCGTCTATCTGGTCGCCGGCACCGTCGGCGGCATCCTGGCCAACTCCACGCGGCCGGCGGAGTTCATCTACGACAACATGATGATCCACGCCACGGTCGTGCACTCGGCGCACCTGTTCGGCGCGAAGAAGCTCCTCTACCTCGGCAGCTCCTGCATCTATCCGCGCAACTGCCCGCAGCCGATGCCGGAAGAAGCGCTGCTGACCGGCCCGCTCGAGCCCACCAACGAGTCGTACGCGATCGCGAAGATCGCCGGCATCAAGCTGTGCCAGGCCTACCGCAAACAGTACGGCAGCGATTTCATTTCGGCCATGCCCACCAACCTGTATGGCCCGCACGACAACTTCGACCTGACCAGCTCGCACGTGCTGCCGGCGATGATCCGCAAGTTCCATGACGCGAAGGTGGAAGGCCGCAGCGAGGTCACCATCTGGGGCACCGGCTCGCCGAAGCGCGAGTTCCTGCACGTGGACGACCTCGCCGACGCCTGCGTGTTCCTGATGCAACGCTACTGCGACGCCATGCACATCAACGTCGGCACCGGTCAGGAAGTTGCGATTGCCGACCTCGCCGACATGGTCCGCCGCATCGTCTACCCGGCCGCGAAGATCGTCTACGACATCAGCAAGCCGGACGGCACTCCGCGCAAACTCCTGGATGTCTCGAGGCTGCATAACCTCGGATGGCGCCATCGCACATCGCTCGGTGAAGGGATCGCGGGAACCTACGAGTGGTTCCTCGCCCATCATGCCGAAGCCCGGGGAGTGGAACGCGTTTGACCCCACTTGGGGTCAACT
Encoded proteins:
- a CDS encoding HAD-IIIA family hydrolase produces the protein MFLDRDGVLNAVVIQDGRPHPPATLADLSIYPDVADSLSRLKQAGFALVVVTNQPDVARGAQTREMVEAMNAQLSAILPLDEIRVCYHDDVDACSCRKPRAGLLTAAPHHDLNRSFMVGDRWRDVEAGRNAGCRTVFIDRGYSERQPAADARVTSLTGAVDWILTRDEE
- a CDS encoding transaldolase, translated to MMKSFDQLNVKVFADGADLDGMIAMAREPHIKGFTTNPTLMNKAGIKDYAEFARAALKAIPDRPISFEVFSDEFDEMERQAREIASWGSNVYVKIPVTNTRGEFAGPLVARLTTAGVKVNVTALMTASQVHDVSRNLTPGVPSCVSVFAGRIADTGRDPLPIMVDALTMLAPIAGAELIWASPREFLNVFQADQIGCHIITVTNDLLKKIPLLGKDLDLFSLETVEMFRRDAVSAGFSL
- a CDS encoding GDP-L-fucose synthase, producing MAEMTPNSRIFVAGHRGLVGSAVVRRLEHLGYTNILTATRDQLDLRDQAAVNYWFRANRPEFVYLVAGTVGGILANSTRPAEFIYDNMMIHATVVHSAHLFGAKKLLYLGSSCIYPRNCPQPMPEEALLTGPLEPTNESYAIAKIAGIKLCQAYRKQYGSDFISAMPTNLYGPHDNFDLTSSHVLPAMIRKFHDAKVEGRSEVTIWGTGSPKREFLHVDDLADACVFLMQRYCDAMHINVGTGQEVAIADLADMVRRIVYPAAKIVYDISKPDGTPRKLLDVSRLHNLGWRHRTSLGEGIAGTYEWFLAHHAEARGVERV